A single window of Modestobacter italicus DNA harbors:
- a CDS encoding gluconokinase — protein sequence MDAAAALARREMTGGPRDPGLVVAVDIGTTGVKAAAVDVDAVSHADAEREYPTESPHPGWVVQDPDMVVDAAAAVVREVSGAVTGSGHRVAAVAFSAAMHSLIALDADGAPITPSVTWADERARAQARRLRDSGDWLSLHRRTGTPVHPMSPLVKLLWFREEQPEVWGRAAHWVGIKEYVVHRLTGQLMVDESTASATGLYGLAARDWDDEALALAGVRREQLPNLCPPTQIVAGLGEGVTAWGLPVGTPVVVGASDGVLANLGVGAVASGVAACSIGTSGAIRGVVPEPQVDDRGRVFCYLLVPGRWVVGGATNNGGNMLRWLGRVVGAELADPDTELTRLAATVPPGAEGLLMLPYLAGERAPRWSGDPYGALLGLSQRHGRAHVVRAALEGVCLQLALVLEAMRASGLELTELRATGGFARSVFWRQLLADVLGTAVGFPANEQGSAVGAALLGHVALGHLQSVDEAAALVRVAEVVHPNPDRAELYRALLPSFAAVAEAVETVPTWR from the coding sequence GTGGACGCTGCGGCGGCGCTGGCGCGGCGAGAGATGACCGGCGGTCCGCGCGATCCCGGGCTGGTCGTGGCAGTCGACATCGGCACCACCGGGGTCAAGGCGGCCGCCGTCGACGTCGACGCGGTCAGCCACGCCGACGCGGAGCGGGAGTACCCGACCGAGTCACCCCACCCGGGCTGGGTGGTGCAGGACCCGGACATGGTGGTCGACGCCGCGGCGGCGGTGGTCCGTGAGGTCTCCGGCGCCGTGACCGGGTCGGGCCATCGGGTGGCGGCAGTCGCCTTCTCTGCGGCGATGCACAGTCTGATCGCGTTGGACGCGGACGGTGCTCCCATCACCCCGTCGGTGACCTGGGCCGACGAGCGGGCACGGGCGCAGGCACGCCGGCTGCGCGACTCCGGCGACTGGCTGTCACTGCACCGCCGCACCGGCACGCCAGTGCACCCCATGTCGCCGCTGGTGAAACTGCTGTGGTTCCGGGAGGAGCAACCCGAGGTCTGGGGTCGCGCCGCCCACTGGGTGGGCATCAAGGAGTACGTCGTCCACCGCCTGACCGGGCAGCTGATGGTCGACGAATCGACCGCGTCAGCCACCGGGCTGTACGGGCTGGCCGCGCGCGACTGGGATGACGAGGCCCTCGCCCTGGCCGGTGTGCGACGTGAGCAGTTGCCGAACCTGTGTCCTCCCACGCAGATCGTGGCTGGTCTCGGCGAGGGTGTCACCGCCTGGGGGTTGCCCGTTGGTACACCGGTGGTCGTCGGCGCGAGCGACGGGGTGCTGGCCAACCTCGGTGTCGGTGCCGTGGCCTCCGGGGTGGCCGCGTGCTCGATCGGCACCAGCGGCGCCATCCGGGGCGTCGTCCCCGAGCCGCAGGTCGATGACCGGGGGCGGGTGTTCTGCTACCTGCTCGTCCCCGGTCGCTGGGTCGTCGGCGGGGCCACCAACAACGGCGGGAACATGCTGCGGTGGCTGGGCCGAGTAGTCGGTGCCGAGCTGGCCGATCCGGACACCGAGCTGACCAGGTTGGCGGCGACCGTGCCGCCGGGGGCCGAAGGCCTGCTGATGCTGCCGTACCTCGCCGGCGAGCGCGCCCCACGGTGGAGCGGCGACCCTTACGGGGCACTGCTGGGGCTCAGCCAGCGGCACGGTCGCGCCCACGTGGTCCGGGCGGCGCTGGAGGGCGTGTGCCTGCAGCTGGCTCTCGTGCTCGAGGCCATGCGGGCGTCAGGGTTGGAGCTGACCGAGCTGCGAGCAACCGGCGGCTTCGCCCGCAGCGTCTTCTGGCGTCAGCTCCTGGCCGACGTCCTGGGGACGGCCGTCGGGTTCCCGGCGAACGAGCAGGGTTCAGCGGTCGGCGCGGCCCTGCTGGGTCACGTCGCTCTCGGGCACCTGCAATCGGTCGACGAGGCAGCCGCGCTGGTGCGGGTTGCCGAGGTCGTACACCCGAACCCGGACAGGGCTGAGCTCTACCGCGCGTTGCTCCCGTCTTTCGCTGCTGTGGCCGAGGCGGTCGAGACGGTGCCCACCTGGCGGTAG
- a CDS encoding DUF308 domain-containing protein produces MTDVVVRRRRSGVDIVMGVLLVIVGLVVLAHVVWSTVVSVVFLGWLALVGGVVALVAAVFSIGRGGFWATALSGGLLLVRGLMLLRHTGAAILALTLLAGSLFLAGGIVRLVMAFDRGAPRAALLLSGVVSAVLGLVVLVNWVAASFTLLGVLLGAQALTDGIMLVLFGSARVDRRPELVGADRVER; encoded by the coding sequence ATGACGGATGTCGTGGTCCGGCGCCGCCGCAGCGGCGTGGACATCGTGATGGGCGTCCTGCTCGTCATCGTCGGGTTGGTGGTCCTGGCGCACGTCGTCTGGTCCACCGTGGTGTCGGTGGTCTTCCTGGGGTGGCTCGCCCTGGTCGGCGGCGTCGTCGCCCTGGTCGCCGCCGTGTTCTCGATCGGCCGTGGTGGGTTCTGGGCGACCGCCCTCAGCGGCGGCCTGCTGCTGGTGCGGGGGTTGATGCTCCTGCGCCACACGGGTGCGGCGATCCTGGCACTCACCCTCCTCGCCGGGTCGCTGTTCCTGGCCGGCGGGATCGTCCGCTTGGTGATGGCCTTCGACCGCGGGGCTCCCCGGGCGGCTCTGCTGCTCAGCGGCGTGGTGTCCGCGGTCCTCGGGCTCGTCGTCCTGGTGAACTGGGTCGCGGCGAGCTTCACCCTGCTCGGCGTCCTGCTCGGGGCTCAGGCGCTGACCGATGGCATCATGCTCGTGCTGTTCGGCAGCGCCCGGGTGGACCGGCGCCCAGAGCTGGTCGGCGCTGACCGGGTCGAGCGGTGA
- a CDS encoding general stress protein, which translates to MSTSMSMPLGGVQVGSYESYAQAQAAVDHLSDQKFPVENVTIIGSDLRQVERVLGRMTWGRAMGAGAASGAWWGLFVGLLLGIFAVTGTAWIGSILTGLLIGLVFGAVFGALGYAVTRGQRDFTSTSQVVASHYDVLCEAGHAERARELLARFALRG; encoded by the coding sequence ATGTCGACGTCGATGTCCATGCCGCTGGGCGGCGTGCAGGTGGGGTCGTACGAGAGCTATGCGCAGGCCCAGGCGGCGGTCGATCACCTGTCCGACCAGAAGTTCCCCGTGGAGAACGTCACGATCATCGGCTCGGACCTGCGCCAGGTCGAGCGGGTGCTCGGCCGGATGACCTGGGGACGGGCCATGGGTGCGGGAGCCGCCAGCGGCGCCTGGTGGGGCCTGTTCGTCGGGCTGCTGCTGGGCATCTTCGCTGTCACCGGTACCGCCTGGATCGGCTCAATCCTCACCGGGCTGCTCATCGGCCTGGTCTTCGGGGCGGTCTTCGGCGCGCTCGGCTACGCCGTCACCCGCGGACAGCGGGACTTCACCAGCACCAGCCAGGTCGTCGCCAGCCACTACGACGTGCTGTGCGAAGCCGGCCATGCCGAACGAGCTCGGGAGCTCCTCGCGCGATTCGCGTTGCGCGGCTGA
- a CDS encoding AI-2E family transporter, protein MSAGDEVARSDGLRGASAAALEEPDTSAPVTAAPAPSPQRGSRLRHALAETARVFAELLLVAAGLVGLGYLIGVLWPVLLPVVFGLLVTTVLWPLTRFLRRHRWPPALAALTVVLLFIAALVGVFLLVVPPVLQQSGAVVDGIVAGLQQVQQWLTGPPLNLGEDQVGQAVDRAINTVQDNLQNILSFVFSGVTAVGSGVTNAVLALVLTFFFLKDGPRFLPWLGAQTTRPVAPHIAAVSTQAWRTLSDFIRSQALIGFVDAFFIAVGLFLLDVPLILPLAVLIFIGAFVPIVGAFVAGGVAVLIALVSNGFTTAVAVLAVIVVVQAVEGNVLQPIIQGRGLNLPPVMILLAVTAGGSLRGILGALLAVPIAAVVAVVYRYVRDLLDGRDPRSAADADDEEPDPDDAATRQPDER, encoded by the coding sequence ATGAGCGCGGGCGACGAGGTCGCTCGATCCGACGGTTTGCGCGGCGCCTCAGCCGCCGCTCTCGAGGAGCCCGACACCAGCGCGCCGGTCACCGCTGCGCCGGCCCCCTCGCCACAGCGCGGATCTCGACTGCGGCACGCCCTCGCCGAGACGGCCCGGGTCTTCGCCGAGCTGCTGCTCGTCGCTGCCGGGCTGGTCGGTCTGGGCTACCTGATCGGCGTGCTGTGGCCGGTGCTGCTCCCGGTGGTGTTCGGCCTCCTGGTCACCACCGTGCTGTGGCCCCTCACGCGCTTCCTGCGTCGGCATCGCTGGCCACCGGCCCTGGCCGCCCTCACCGTGGTGCTGCTCTTCATCGCCGCTCTGGTCGGTGTCTTCCTCCTGGTCGTCCCGCCCGTCCTGCAGCAGTCCGGGGCTGTCGTCGACGGGATCGTCGCCGGCCTGCAGCAGGTCCAGCAGTGGCTGACCGGCCCACCGCTGAACCTCGGTGAGGACCAGGTCGGACAAGCCGTCGACCGGGCCATCAACACCGTCCAGGACAACCTGCAGAACATCCTGAGCTTCGTGTTCTCCGGGGTCACCGCGGTCGGCTCGGGAGTGACCAACGCCGTCCTCGCCCTCGTGCTCACCTTCTTCTTCCTCAAGGACGGGCCCCGCTTCCTCCCCTGGCTCGGCGCTCAGACCACCCGTCCAGTCGCGCCGCACATCGCCGCGGTGTCGACGCAGGCGTGGCGGACGTTGTCGGACTTCATCCGTTCGCAGGCCCTGATCGGCTTCGTCGATGCGTTCTTCATCGCGGTCGGGCTGTTCCTGTTGGACGTGCCGCTGATCCTGCCGTTGGCGGTGCTGATATTCATCGGTGCGTTCGTCCCGATCGTCGGCGCGTTCGTGGCGGGTGGTGTCGCGGTCCTCATCGCCCTGGTCAGCAACGGATTCACCACCGCCGTCGCGGTGCTGGCAGTGATCGTGGTGGTGCAGGCGGTGGAGGGCAACGTGCTGCAGCCGATCATCCAGGGCCGCGGACTGAACCTGCCCCCCGTGATGATCCTGCTCGCCGTGACTGCGGGAGGCAGCCTGCGCGGCATCCTCGGCGCTCTGCTCGCCGTGCCGATCGCGGCGGTCGTCGCCGTCGTCTACCGCTACGTCCGCGACCTGCTCGACGGGCGGGACCCCCGCAGCGCCGCCGACGCCGACGACGAGGAGCCCGACCCGGACGATGCCGCCACTCGGCAGCCCGACGAGCGGTGA